GAGGGGCGAGACGGATGAAGACGGAGAGCAGGACGCTCCAGGACAGCCAGCACAAGGCACTCGCGAGGGTGCAGTGTTCTGGAAAGACAAGGGCTCAGGGAAAGCAGAGCTCGCTTTGGatgagggaggcgacgcgaccgAGTGCGAAGGCGAACACGACTCGTATGTGCGCTGTGGGGAAGACGGTGAATAGTCATCCGTAAACGAACAGCAGCGGGAAGCACTTGACGCGTCGGGAGGctggagcgagagagaaggggggAGACGCAACGTTGTCATTTCTCCGGGTGCGCATACAGACGTGCTGCGCGTATCCTGTGAAAGTTCATTCCGCGGCTGTGCATGGCTAGTGGCATCTATGGCGCCGTCTTGgctgctctcctctccgctcccTGGCTGCCCCGGGCCGCTTCCACAGCGTTCTCGGTCTCGTCTTTCATCGCTCGTTGCTGTCACACTTTCGGTGTCCTGTCCATTGTTGATAGCGCCCTCTCTGCCCTGCCTCCTTTCCTCAGGCACGTCCTCACGCGCAGTTCCTTCTCggctcctctcgctctcggaGGAAGTCCGACTCCTCTCCCTATCTGTTCGCCTCATTCCTCCATCCTGATCCCCCAATGTCGCCGtggctgcctcctcttctcctccaTCTCGCTGCTCCGGCATGCGTTCAGACCTCTCCCGTGCACCTCCGCCTCGCAAGCTGGACGGGTGCTGCCGCTCATCGCAGGAACGTGGTTCGCGtccgcggtctccgccgggGTTCAGTTGCTCTCGCGCCTGGTCTCCACGCAGAAAGGCGGTCGCCGCTCCATCTAGGCCAGCGGTCGTCAGGGCGTTCGCCGAACGTGCGCCACCTGATGTGGAGGTAGACCGGGCACGCGGCGGGTCGCCCTCGGCAGCGCTCCTGCAGCCCGAAGGGGAACttgaagaggacgaagaacgAACGTGTCCAGCGTGAACcgtggaagaagacgaacgcGGAGGAGCTGGTGCGACCGTGGATGATGTAGATGCTGCAGAGGCTGGCGGCAGTGCCCCGCCTCTGGAGTGCAAAAACGTCCGAAGTTCCGTGGCGCGCTCGTCCTCAgctgacgaaggcgacggcgaagggaaACAGCACGACGCTACGGCGACAGAAGCAGTGACCTGGTTGACGATGTGCTCGGCGAGGCTGCAGTAAGCAAAGCAGAAAACAGCAAGAATCAAACTTCACGGGGACTGGCAGGCACCCCCCTCTAGCAAAAAGTGAACCTGAACGAAACCAGCCGATCCGCTGCGACTCGGGGTGTCCCTGCTCCACCCTCGCGTTTCCAGGTTTACACCCCGATACTTTAGAAGTGACCTTGAGAAATACGTGAGGACAGCTCCGGACTGGCACCTTTGGATCGTCTCCTGTGCTATCGAAAGACAAGAGAATGCTGTCACACATATCACCGAGCGTATCgcagccaacacgatccgcTTGTTCGCGAGAACCTTCCTACCTAGGAGACTGGCATGTGCTACAGTAACACAGTCGCTACGAAGAAGAAACCACCTCACCTGAAGTACGTGGAGCTGAGTTGCTTGAGGAGAAGGCGGTCTTGTGGCTCCGCCACAAGTGTGTAGCCCCAGAGAGTCCCTCCGGCGACGgggctcgcccgcgctccgACGCCCACAGTAAACAGCGGGTGTCTCAATCCTAACAaaagcagaggcgcagagaaacAAACACGCAGCGTGAGGGGCGAGTGCTTCGAGTCAAGAGCAAAAAACATCTGAATGCGAAGAGAAGTGGGTGCGCGAATGATCTAGAAACTGtcaggaggaggagcgacgTTTTGGAGTCACAGTATGGAGCAAACGGATTTGCAAGCGACACATAGACAACGGCCGAGTTTtgacgcgacggcgccaaAGAACCAGTGAAAGACTGCAATTGAAGAAGCCAAACCGATGGTCCCTGCGGACACAGGGGCACCTATTCGCGTGGAGACAGTGGCTACGTAGGACATGCAAGTCCCAACACGTGGCAGGTCTGTTGAGGGTACGTTTTGGGCAAACTAACACGAAAGTATACATGAAACAGACACGAAAACGAGGGAACAACACGAAGCGTCTCACCTGCTCGTCGCACGTCTGCCCCTGGGCCcggccgtccgccgccttgCGCTCTTTCCTCCTGAGGAAGCAAATTCGACGGGTCAAGAAAGAACATGTTCAGCGTCGAACGGCGATAAACCCGATGCGTCGCCTCTGGTGAACGCGAACCCCTGCTACACCGGGTGGAGGATGCGTTACCATGTCCTACACACCGCCAGCCAGCTTAACGTCGTACGCTCTTTGGGGCCCTTGCGGATACAGGGAAATAAAAACGCTTCCCCCCGCTAAGGGGGAGCGCGCGCAAGCAATGAGACACAGGTGTCCTAGACGTCTCGCAGACCCATAGGATGTATAGTTTCTGCAGTGACTGTGTACACATGCAGGGACGCCAGATACCCATTTTTTATACTAGCACGGTGTGCCCAGCTTGCTATCTGGAGGTAcacgaatatatatattcacatACGTCGCATGAAAAAGGGTTAATTAATGCCTCCGACCTCTCCCCGTCCCTCCTTCCGGAGACCACCTAGTAGCGCCAACGGGGCGCTTCACGAATGTAAGCAGCGACGAAGTCCAAATTGCAGACCCAGAGCTCGCGAAGCGACAATGTTGTCGAGGCCCTCTCACCGCTTTAGCAATGCAGTGACGCGCGAAAGCTTCGAAGAACATGCAGAAAACTTGGAGCCAGACGGCCTTCATCCAGGGTTGCGTGGGGCCTGCCAACGAACAGACGCGAAAAGGAACGCATCGACGcatgcttgtcaagttccttgtatctagttagctcactgcgtacttaggatcagaccaaaagagttcactaatggtactagaaaataaGGGAACAAGTATCTCCCCAACGCCCGTGCCTCGTGTACCTAGCCTGAATTTAGGGCTTGGGGTTCTGGGGGTCACTGTGCTCGCGACGGATTGCGCATGCGTTTGcagccctcctcgcctctctcagggcagcgcctgcgacaGTCTAGCGCCACGGGTCAGAAGGAGGGCGCTACAGTAGATGAAATATCCTCAAATCGAAAAACGCATGTATGTGGAACGACCTTCTGGCTAGCTGCTCGGTGTGCTTCAAGGGACCTCTTGGCTACTCCAGAATTCGCGCTCTTCATGTACCTAGGTTTGCTTGCGACGAGAGAGATCTCGGCGGAATGAGCACATAGAGTAGAGCACGCGCGCTTACCGAGAAGGACAACGAGGGCGCCGGATACCGTGTgaccgaagaggaggaaggctgCGATGACACatgaaggcgcagagacatgTGAATCACAAAAGGTCGCCACGGTTCACGGGAGCATCCACCCGTGGTCAGTCGGGGGCGAACGTAGGTATGCGTGCGCACCTACGAGACGAAAAAGAACACACCACCAGCATCAGTCAGGTAGACCTACACGTTGACAGGGGCCTGCAAGGAGACCCTACGACCCGAAAGAACCCCACATGAGGCGAGTATCGCGTCCGAGTGTCGAATATGTGTTCAGACAATGAAGCAGGAAACTGCAGATGCAGCAAAGTCtcctgcgaggcgcacgcgcctaCGCGTCGTGCAGACGTGAGTGTAGACAGAGGGAAAGCGCGCTCACACTCGGCCTCTATAATTTCGCGGGTGCATGGCTTTCTCTAGCGGGCTTGAGAAGCGATAAAAAACTATCCGTCGTGGTGCTTCGTTCGAGGATCCACAGCGCTTTGATCGCGTACCTGCAGAAGAGCATATTTCGCAGTAGACGTGGTACCTTGACGCCACCACGTGCACGCGTCGCCACCGGAGGCCGTTCCACAGGTTGTGCGTTCGCTGACAGAATCGCTGGACAAGCAGTCTGTACCCCATGAGCAGAAGCGTCGCGTTGGTGAACGCCctcggccggcgcctcctctccggtCTCTGCACCGAGACTGTGGAAtcgcccgtcgccgcagcggatggcggggaagcgaggaggcgctcagATGCCAATGAGGCGAAAGGCGACATGGTGCGGGTTACAGTGTCGCCGTCTTCCACGAAGCTCTGTTCGACTGAGGAAGACAcagaggaaggaagcgaTGAGGCCAGAAAGTCCGCTCCCACATCCTCTCCCCGCGATCCATCTCTTCCTGATGAATTTCCTCCACCGTCTGCTGAAGACACAGAGACGACGGGGACAGCCGGATGCGAAACGGGGGAACGCGGCAAAGGATGAGGAgtccgcgctgctgcagaatcTGGGGGCGACCGAGACGAAGAGTCGTTGCGATGCGCGGGAGGTTGAATCAGTGCCGATGGGCGCGATGTCGGCAAAAAGGGCTGCCGATCCAATCTGCGCTGGCtggcagacagaggaggcgacgggggggacgaaggcggcaCTCGGTAGGGGTCCTgacgccgtcggcgcgcctctgcctccacaGCGCTGGCCTGTCGTTTGAAAACCTTTGAAAGTTGCAAAGCGACGAGTACGAGAATTGCCGCCGCCCAGATCGAGTACTGGAAATACGCATCTGAAACCAGAAAGGAAGGCATATACGAATGCACATGGGCGTATGCACCCGCAGTCGCCATGATCTGCGAGCACGAGCCGGCGAGCAAACCCGAGCGAACATCAGCTGCCCGATTGAGTTACCATGAGCCCGAGTGCTGTATCCGGCCTATGCTTTGCAGAAGAAGTGAAATTCGCCAGCAGGCAGACACAACGCGCAAGAAGCGCgtacagacacacacaccgccgcgcagaaaaacTGATCTCTGCAAACGAATCATTGCTGGCGAGTTCACCAGTACTCTCTTCGCTAGGATGCCGTCCAAGACGCACGCGTACATCTatccgccgccgaggcacaGTGGTATCTCTTCAAATCTCTGCGCTGTTCAGCAGCGCAAATGAACGCGGATGCGAATACATGCGTAAAGTGTTGACGTCTGCAGATGTATCTGCAGTCATCCGTCGCACTATGGTAGAATTGTCACAACGCACCATTTAAAGCAGGAATGTCTCGCACATCATCGAGGGGCGATTTCACTTCACAGAaacggaaggcgagcgaggagaatTTAGTGATTCGGCTTACAGAAAATGGGGACTGGGATATCTGTGCCTTGCATATCGCCCTCCATGCAGCCCTGCCTCGCCGACAGACCGTAGGGGAAGATGCAGAAAGCCAACGCCCTGAAACCACAGCAGGACACAGCACGCAAGTGTAGTCCGTGATGCGGGTGTGCGAGTCCGCTGGGTGCGTTTGATCGAAGCCGGCGCCATATGCGTCGAGGCTTCCGTTCAACCCAAAAATAAAAATACACAAAAACGGGTGTGAGTGTAGGTTCAAAAGGGAGCGCACTCGTCTCTGCTGAATGCACACGTGTGCACATAAACCGGTTTTCAGCAGCACCACGTGCATGCGACGGGAGCCGACAAGACGCGCACATGCTTCGGACAGGATATCCGCCTCGGCACTCGGTAAGCACGCGTAGACGGCGCCCTTCTACCTTATCGAAGCGCGTGTCTGCACTAGGCAAGTGGATACGTAAGCGGAGACGCTCTGAGCTGCGCCTGCCCTCGTGCAACCCGATTTGGCAGCTTCGAAATTATAGGAAGGTCTGGTGATAGATCCGCGAATCTCTGCAAACGACGCCGAGAGGCATGCGTGCACGGGGTAGAGGTGTGCTGGATCACGATGGGAGCGTCGCTCTCTACGCTCTGACGTACCACAGCGAGAGGCAGCCGACAACTCGAAGCGGCTTTGAAAATCCCGCGGGCGAAAGCACGGCGCCCGTGTGATCTAGGTCATCTTGAAGGAGGAGGGCTTCACCTAAGGCCCGGACGGCGAGTGAGAACCAGCGGATCATCATGACCACCAGCGACGCATacaccagcagcagcggggGAGAGACATCGTACTTCTCTGGATCGATCCAGAAGAACAACGTCGCCCcgtgccgcggcgaaggcgcaagAGGCAACggacgagaggaagaggagtcACCCGCAAGCAAAGGGTCTGAGCTAGGGGACGTGGCAGCGGCAGGAAAGGCAGCGGGAGCGTCAGACGGGAGCACCGACTGCTGAGGAGTCATGACGCCAAGTCGCAAACGGCGTCTGCTGTCTCGAGTTCCCCGTtggccttcctcctctggcttcgccgccttcgccgcaagTGGATTGGCTGCCTCATCCAGCGTGTCCTCGACCCCTGCCGACGTTGTTCGTGGATTCTCCCGCGCCACCACCGAGGAGGTCAACACAGATTCCGAGGAGCTCTCGAACGGCGCAACAGCCTCCCCCACGACCGCCACCTCAAACGCCTCCCTGCGGCCCAaccccagcgccgcgggcgcagaagcCCCCGGAGCTGTCGGACcgaacgaagaggaggaagaggctgaagaagcagacgtCGAGGGTAGGACGCCTGGAACGAAATGTgcgcggcacgcggcgcacCTGGAGAGTTCTACTGCCAGCGGGAAAAATGCAGACGAGGACTGACCGAGGGCGTAGGAGTTACGCGACGCCGGGGAAGcgacaggcggcggcgccggcgggaggagaggggagcctgtcgccgcgcgtcttttGGCTCGTTGTTCGTCGCCCGCAGAGTCGCCGTTACGGCTCGCTtgctcgcgctctg
Above is a window of Besnoitia besnoiti strain Bb-Ger1 chromosome Unknown contig00007, whole genome shotgun sequence DNA encoding:
- a CDS encoding uncharacterized protein (encoded by transcript BESB_074740), coding for MSDEPPTDSTDASDGPRTGPNGSLVLPARPFLARHLGSAGGSASQSSAASPPGLPAGRREGREEPERGRSPVQSLDEQAMDATIGGASKFTGLRSLTILVFGLLPLLLEIQLLLPSLIGLLDSRTWVYVHQKLNSEDLRESIIVPLSTAQVTFAVQQARRRAQEGGQEAEEAGEEDQTLFSDAPKSSSADGVEGVRHNEKSSHYSRPRETRFPSLIGAEHPPPVFLFAHDPRGTSLYEQLRMWHLFRKKNAEREQASRNGDSAGDEQRAKRRAATGSPLLPPAPPPVASPASRNSYALGQSSSAFFPLAVELSRCAACRAHFVPGVLPSTSASSASSSSSFGPTAPGASAPAALGLGRREAFEVAVVGEAVAPFESSSESVLTSSVVARENPRTTSAGVEDTLDEAANPLAAKAAKPEEEGQRGTRDSRRRLRLGVMTPQQSVLPSDAPAAFPAAATSPSSDPLLAGDSSSSRPLPLAPSPRHGATLFFWIDPEKYDVSPPLLLVYASLVVMMIRWFSLAVRALGEALLLQDDLDHTGAVLSPAGFSKPLRVVGCLSLWALAFCIFPYGLSARQGCMEGDMQGTDIPVPIFYAYFQYSIWAAAILVLVALQLSKVFKRQASAVEAEARRRRQDPYRVPPSSPPSPPLSASQRRLDRQPFLPTSRPSALIQPPAHRNDSSSRSPPDSAAARTPHPLPRSPVSHPAVPVVSVSSADGGGNSSGRDGSRGEDVGADFLASSLPSSVSSSVEQSFVEDGDTVTRTMSPFASLASERLLASPPSAAATGDSTVSVQRPERRRRPRAFTNATLLLMGYRLLVQRFCQRTHNLWNGLRWRRVHVVASRYHVYCEICSSAAFLLFGHTVSGALVVLLGPTQPWMKAVWLQVFCMFFEAFARHCIAKAEERAQGGGRPGPGADVRRAGLRHPLFTVGVGARASPVAGGTLWGYTLVAEPQDRLLLKQLSSTYFSLAEHIVNQVTASVAVASCCFPSPSPSSAEDERATELRTFLHSRGGALPPASAASTSSTVAPAPPRSSSSTVHAGHVRSSSSSSSPSGCRSAAEGDPPRARSTSTSGGARSANALTTAGLDGAATAFLRGDQAREQLNPGGDRGREPRSCDERQHPSSLRGGGARERSERMPEQRDGGEEEAATATLGDQDGGMRRTDRERSRTSSESERSREGTAREDVPEERRQGREGAINNGQDTESVTATSDERRDRERCGSGPGQPGSGEESSQDGAIDATSHAQPRNELSQDTRSTSVCAPGEMTTLRLPPSLSLQPPDASSASRCCSFTDDYSPSSPQRTYESCSPSHSVASPPSSKASSAFPEPLSFQNTAPSRVPCAGCPGASCSPSSSVSPLSGPSCAPSSASPPPFEFSPCEICVEFAANAILLPCGHGGCCEACARLVVEKEHQRARSRSVAWLREWLSNPSSAPYVVPFPSVLAPLSPLPEAVSTAQASQDALSASDDEPRDAREGSRRAAADAASAQALMQLPKCPFCRQGVERIVKIDGVCRGQDGCVAAHTVALVVVRSNERRQGWMRLLG